The segment TCCTGACAGCTTCTACTTTTCTTGAATTTGCCAAGTTTCTCAATATTACCTCCTGATTGCGTATATGCTCCAATCCATAGTGCTCTAAAATCAGGGATACTTTTTCCATCCGCTGATACATATCACGCACATCATTGACCTCCACAGGTGACCAGTATCGTTCGGCAATGGCAGCCATCCTTGGCCAAATCCGTGTATCAATGGTCAACGGGGTAACCAGTTCGCTCCAAATAGTCGCCTCTCCACCTAGTATATTGGCCTTCATTTCATCATCCAAATCATAGCCAAAATAGGGATCAGTGTTGTAATGATCCTCTGCCTTGTACATCAAATCTATGTAGTAGCCATTGGACAATACAGTCTGAAATCCTTGTCTGGCTGCATTGAAAAGTGTCGTGGTATCTGTGAGTCCCTGTCCTCTCCCTCGCCATGAATGAATGATTGTTCCCTCGGGTGTATCGGCTGTATGTATTTCGTCCCAACCCATCATTGTCTTGTTGTACTTCTTCAGGATTTTAAACAATCTATTATTGAAATAAGACTGCAATTCGTGGTTGTTTTTCAGGCCTTTGTCCTTCATGAATGCCTGAATGGCTACATTTTCATTCCAATGTTTTCCTTCGTTTTCATCTCCGCCAATATGAAAATATGGGTCAGGAAATATGCCCGCTACCTCACCAAACAACTCATCCAAAAAGACATAAGTCTGCTCTTTGATTGGGTTAAGCGTAGGATCAAAAACCCCTGCATTTCTCACCAAACTGTAGGTAGTATCCTTGCTACCCAACTCGGGAAAGGCCGTCAAAAGTGCGCTGGCATGCCCCGGCACATCGATTTCAGGCATCACACGGATGCCTCTATCATCCGCATATTTGATGATATCCTTGAGCTCCGCCACGGTATAATAATCCCCATCAGAACTCACCTCATTCAATCTTGGAAACAACTTGGACTCGATTCTATAACCATGATCATCACAGAGGTGAAAATGTAGTACATTGAGCTTGACAGCTTCCATACCATCTAAGTTCCTTTTGATCACATCTACTGGCAAAAAATGTCGAGAAGCATCCAACATCAATCCTCTCCATTGAAATCTGGGAGCGTCCGACAGCTTCAATACTGGCAAATAATATCCCTCTTCATCCACCGAAATCAACTGAAACAAGGTCTGCAAACCTCTAATAGCCCCTATATCTGTAGTCGCCGAAAGAACAATACTCTCCGTACTAATTTGCAACTGATACGACTCGTCTTCTCCCAATGAAGTGATTCCCAATCTCTCCGCTCTGATCTGAAGTGCTGCTGAACTGCTCGTATCTTGTGAGCAGATGATCCCCTGACGAACAAATAATCCAGTGCGATTGGTCATCCTGTCTAGATATCTTGTAGCCGCTTTGCTCAGTCTCGGACCTCTCTCGGCACTCATAGCCAATTCAAAATCAGTCGTCAACCTAAATCTCCCCTCTCCCAATTCCATTTGTTGAGGCATAGGCATCAAATTGTCCAAGCCATTGGTGTTTTGAGCAAATGACAATTGGCTCACAATACAAAGCGTAGCTAATAGTATATATTTCATTTTCGAATACTTTTTCGTCGATTAAGTCTCACAATTCAATCATTGCTTGCCCAGAGTGGGTTGATTCAATTATGACAAGATAAAAGTATTTCTCAGACAAGAGGTGGAGAAATATATTAGCTAAGGGGGGTAATTCTAACGCTGAATGGTATCGGTTCCTAATTCAGACGATCAGCAGGTATAAAACTACGCAATCACCATATTTCCTGATTTATAGAAACATGGTATTGAGGCCATATTTTACACGGTAATTAGAAAATGGCAAGATTAAATCTGGGTGAGTATTGAGTCTATGAAAGAATCGTAGAAGCAGCATACGACTAACTATTCCCAGTCAATTTGAACCTATCAACCTTTTGTTTTAGATCAATAGTCACAGCGCTAACTTGTTGACTTTTTTTGGTATAATTCTCCATCCCTGCGGATAACTCTGTTGCAGAGCTAGCGGTTTGCTCGGTGCCCGCTGCAGTTTGTTCTGCAATCACGACGATTTCATTGATCAACCCTACGATGTCTCTCAAATGTTTGGTTTGCTGCTCAGTAGCGGCGACTATCATTTTTGACTTGTCCAAGGTCTCATTGTACCCCTGTGAAATCTTTTCAAGTGCTGACATAGAAAGTTTGGTAGCTTCCTCTCCTTTTTTGATACTACCTGACATCTCAGCAATCAATCCAACTGTTGCAGCAGTATCACCTTGCACTCCTGA is part of the Reichenbachiella agarivorans genome and harbors:
- a CDS encoding beta-N-acetylhexosaminidase, giving the protein MKYILLATLCIVSQLSFAQNTNGLDNLMPMPQQMELGEGRFRLTTDFELAMSAERGPRLSKAATRYLDRMTNRTGLFVRQGIICSQDTSSSAALQIRAERLGITSLGEDESYQLQISTESIVLSATTDIGAIRGLQTLFQLISVDEEGYYLPVLKLSDAPRFQWRGLMLDASRHFLPVDVIKRNLDGMEAVKLNVLHFHLCDDHGYRIESKLFPRLNEVSSDGDYYTVAELKDIIKYADDRGIRVMPEIDVPGHASALLTAFPELGSKDTTYSLVRNAGVFDPTLNPIKEQTYVFLDELFGEVAGIFPDPYFHIGGDENEGKHWNENVAIQAFMKDKGLKNNHELQSYFNNRLFKILKKYNKTMMGWDEIHTADTPEGTIIHSWRGRGQGLTDTTTLFNAARQGFQTVLSNGYYIDLMYKAEDHYNTDPYFGYDLDDEMKANILGGEATIWSELVTPLTIDTRIWPRMAAIAERYWSPVEVNDVRDMYQRMEKVSLILEHYGLEHIRNQEVILRNLANSRKVEAVRNLVNVLEPMKGYTRNPGGFMYSVFSPYTKLADASTADAPDALRFKYMVEDFQAGKMVSDDMSAQLNVWIANDAVIQETVNISPILGQALPHSTNLKIMAQDAIQALEYIETGKKSSKKWYKASIQHLEEAKSQSGRVELQVIDPIATLIEMTQIMKSTQN